A section of the Telopea speciosissima isolate NSW1024214 ecotype Mountain lineage chromosome 3, Tspe_v1, whole genome shotgun sequence genome encodes:
- the LOC122654317 gene encoding paired amphipathic helix protein Sin3-like 4 isoform X3 has translation MKRAREDGYMSSQLKRPPGSSRGEASGQPQMNGGGGGGGGAQKLTTNDALAYLKSVKDIFQDNREKYDEFLEVMKDFKAQRIDTTGVIARVKELFKGHRDLILGFNTFLPKGYEITLPLEDEPQPKKPVEFEEAINFVNKIKTRFQNDDRVYKSFLDVLNMYRKENKSITEVYQEVAVLFRDHTDLLEEFTHFLPDSSATALPQHAPSGRNSFQRSSAMPTLRQIHGDKKSHADHELSVDRPDPEYDKLPMKVDKEQRKRVEKEKERKEDRKDRDRDDKDIEHDGNRDFNGMQRLPHKRKSARRVEDSVVDQLHPGVYSEEFLFCEKVKEKLRNPNDYQEFLKCLNIYSTEIITRSELQSLIGDLLGKYPDLMEGFNDFLIRCEKIDGFLAEVISKKPFWNEGPHLPRSVKVEDRDKEREREDRERERDKERERLDKNVASHKVPSYPNKEKFNHKPISELDLSNCQRCTPSYRLLPKNYQSPAASQRTDLGAQVLNDNWVSVTSGSEDYSFKHMRKNQYEESLFRCEDDRFELDMLLESVNVTTKRVEELLEKINDNTIKPDSPVRIEDHFTALNLRCIERLYGDHGLDVMDVLRKNATLALPVILTRLKQKQEEWTRCRAEFNKVWAEIYTKNYHKSLDHRSFYFKQQDTKSLSTKSLLAEVKEINEKKRKEDDVLLAIAAGNRQPIIPNLEFEYSDPEIHEDLYQLIKYSCGEVCTTTEQLDKVMRIWTTFLEPILGVPSHPQGAEDTEDVVKAKNHAVKSRGTSIVESDGSPGADAPATNSKQSKPSRNRDDSMPPEQGSNGRARLENGDAMVKEDGLHDGERIPHRSDNLSSTSQQGKVQINVSMGDEMSGINTNATSNDRLTDSNVSLANRTEQSHGRANTEITPGQSATPSRPGHTAIEGGHEPRLTSEVLPSSEGGDSTRSIIPTNVLMTDGNKAYRYHEESVGHLKVEREEGELSPNGDFEEDNFVGYGGAGVDTLSKAKDSNASRKYQARNGEEEEMCCGEAGGENDVDADDEGDESAQRSTEDSENASEAGDVSGSESGDGEECSREDHEEEEDVDHDENDAKAESEGEAEGMADAHDVEGDGALLPYSERFLLTVKPLAKHVPSVLHDREKDTRIFYGNDSFYVLFRLHQTLYERILSAKMNSSSAERKWRTSKDMSPPDHFTRFMSALYSLLDGSADNTKFEDDCRAIIGTQSYVLFTLDKLIYKLVKQLQTVATDEMDNKLLQLYAYEKSRKFGRFVDLVYHENARVLLHDENIYRFECASSPTCLSIQLMDYGHEKPEVTAVSMDPNFAAYLQNDFLAILPERKEKRGVFLGRNKRKNVRGDEFSATCKAMDGVQIVNGLECKIACNSSKVSYVLDTEDFLFRMRRKRSILSGGNSSCHDRAMSLNVYAQRVERFHRLLSGS, from the exons ATGAAAAGGGCTAGAGAGGATGGTTACATGAGCTCTCAACTCAAACGGCCGCCCGGTTCTTCCCGAGGGGAAGC TTCTGGGCAACCtcaaatgaatggaggaggaggaggaggaggaggtgcgCAGAAACTAACCACCAACGATGCTTTGGCCTATCTCAAATCTGTGAAAGACATATTTCAAGACAATAGGGAGAAATATGATGAGTTCCTTGAAGTCATGAAAGATTTCAAGGCCCAAAG AATTGACACCACCGGAGTTATAGCAAGGGTTAAAGAGTTATTCAAAGGTCATAGAGACCTAATATTGGGCTTCAATACTTTCTTACCCAAGGGATATGAGATCACCCTCCCACTTGAGGATGAACCTCAACCAAAGAAGCCTGTTGAATTTGAAGAAGCTATCAACTTTGTAAACAAAATAAAG ACGCGGTTCCAAAATGACGATCGTGTGTACAAATCATTCTTAGATGTTCTGAACATGTACCGGAAGGAGAATAAATCCATCACTGAGGTCTATCAAGAG GTAGCTGTTCTTTTTCGTGATCATACAGACTTGCTTGAGGAGTTCACACATTTCCTACCTGATTCTTCTGCAACAGCCCTACCCCAGCATGCTCCATCAGGCAGGAATTCTTTCCAGCGAAGCTCTGCTATGCCTACATTGCGGCAAATCCATGGGGATAAG AAGTCCCATGCAGACCATGAACTCAGTGTTGACCGTCCTGATCCCGAATATGACAAACTACCGATGAAAGTGGATAAGGAGCAGAGGAAGCGTGttgaaaaggagaaggaaaggaaagaagacaggaaagACCGTGATCGGGATGACAAGGATATTGAGCATGACGGTAATAGGGACTTTAATGGCATGCAGCGTCTTCCCCACAAAAGAAAATCTGCTCGGAGGGTTGAAGATTCTGTTGTTGACCAGTTGCACCCAG GTGTATACAGCGAAGAATTCCTTTTCTGTGAAAAAGTCAAGGAGAAATTACGGAATCCAAACGATTACCAAGAATTCTTGAAGTGCCTCAATATATATAGCACGGAAATAATTACCAGATCTGAATTGCAAAGTTTG aTTGGTGATTTACTTGGAAAATATCCAGATCTAATGGAAGGGTTCAATGACTTTTTGATTCGCTGTGAAAAGATAG ATGGGTTTCTTGCTGAAGTTATTAGCAAAA AACCTTTTTGGAATGAAGGACCTCATCTACCAAGATCAGTGAAGGTTGAGGACAGGGATAAAGAGCGGGAGCGTGAAGACCgtgaaagagagagggataaagaaagggaaagactTGACAAAAATGTTGCAAGTCACAAGGTTCCATCATATCCAAATAAAGAGAAGTTTAATCATAAACCTATTTCAGAGCTTGACCTCTCTAATTGTCAACGCTGTACTCCCAGTTATCGCCTTCTGCCAAAGAAT TATCAATCGCCTGCAGCGAGCCAGAGGACAGATCTTGGTGCTCAGGTATTGAATGATAATTGGGTGTCAGTGACTTCAGGAAGTGAGGATTACTCTTTCAAACACATGCGCAAAAACCAATATGAAGAAAGCTTGTTTAGATGTGAAGATGATAG GTTTGAACTGGATATGCTCTTAGAATCAGTGAATGTGACTACTAAGCGTGTAGAGGAATTGTTAGAAAAGATCAATGACAATACAATCAAGCCAGACAGTCCAGTTCGGATTGAGGACCACTTCACTG CTCTTAATTTAAGGTGCATTGAACGTCTATATGGTGACCATGGTCTGGATGTGATGGATGTGTTACGAAAGAATGCAACACTTGCATTGCCTGTTATATTAACTCGCTTGAAGCAGAAACAAGAGGAGTGGACAAGGTGTCGTGCAGAATTTAATAAAGTTTGGGCTGAAATTTATACGAAGAACTATCACAAATCTCTTGATCATCGTAGTTTCTATTTCAAGCAACAGGACACAAAGAGCTTGAGTACAAAAT CCTTGTTGGCTGAGGTAAAGGAAATCAATGAGAAGAAGCGCAAAGAGGACGATGTTCTTCTTGCTATTGCTGCTGGTAACAGGCAACCTATAATTCCAAATCTGGAATTCGAGTACTCTGATCCAGAAATTCATGAGGACTTGTATCAACTCATAAAGTATTCATGTGGAGAGGTTTGCACGACCACAGAACAGTTGGATAAGGTCATGAGGATTTGGACAACCTTCTTGGAGCCCATACTGGGTGTTCCTTCTCATCCCCAGGGTGCAGAGGACACTGAAGATGTTGTGAAGGCTAAGAATCATGCAGTCAAGAGTCGTGGAACAAGCATAGTGGAAAGCGATGGTAGTCCTGGTGCTGATGCCCCTGCTACTAATTCAAAGCAATCGAAGCCTTCCAGAAACAGGGATGATAGCATGCCACCTGAACAAGGAAGTAATGGCAGGGCTAGGTTAGAAAATGGAGATGCCATGGTTAAAGAGGATGGTTTACATGATGGAGAACGTATTCCCCATCGAAGTGACAATCTCTCTAGTACTTCTCAGCAAGGAAAAGTGCAGATTAATGTCTCTATGGGTGACGAAATGTCTGGAATCAACACAAATGCAACTTCTAATGATCGGTTGACCGATTCTAACGTGTCGCTTGCTAATAGAACAGAACAAAGTCATGGTAGAGCCAATACTGAAATTACACCAG GACAAAGCGCAACTCCTTCCAGACCTGGTCACACTGCTATCGAGGGTGGGCACGAGCCTCGGCTTACTAGTGAAGTTTTACCTTCATCAGAG GGTGGGGATAGTACAAGGTCTATCATACCAACCAATGTGTTGATGACAGATGGCAACAAGGCATACAGATATCATGAAGAATCTGTGGGacacttgaaagttgaaagagAGGAGGGTGAGTTATCGCCAAACGGGGATTTCGAAGAGGATAACTTTGTGGGCTACGGAGGTGCTGGTGTTGATACCTTGTCTAAAGCAAAGGATAGTAATGCAAGCAGGAAGTATCAAGCCAggaatggggaagaagaagaaatgtgtTGTGGGGAGGCAGGAGGAGAAAATGATGTCGATGCTGATGATGAAGGTGATGAAAGTGCTCAAAGGTCAACAGAGGACAGTGAGAATGCTTCAGAGGCTGGTGATGTCTCGGGCAGCGAGTCTGGTGATGGTGAGGAGTGTTCCCGTGAAGACCatgaagaggaggaagatgttGACCATGATGAGAATGATGCTAAGGCTGAAAGTGAAGGTGAGGCTGAAGGGATGGCCGATGCACATGATGTTGAAGGAGATGGCGCCTTATTGCCATATTCAGAACGCTTCCTACTGACTGTGAAGCCACTGGCAAAGCATGTCCCTTCAGTGTTACATGACAGAGAAAAGGATACTAGAATTTTTTATGGAAATGATTCATTCTATGTGCTTTTCAGGCTTCACCAA ACACTGTACGAGAGAATACTCTCTGCAAAGATGAATTCATCATCTGCTGAAAGGAAGTGGAGAACTTCTAAGGATATGAGCCCTCCTGATCACTTCACAAG ATTTATGAGTGCATTGTACAGTTTGCTTGATGGGTCTGCTGATAATACAAAGTTTGAGGATGACTGCCGAGCGATAATTGGAACTCAGTCATATGTGCTATTCACTTTAGATAAATTGATATATAAACTTGTGAAACAG CTTCAAACAGTTGCAACCGATGAGATGGACAATaagcttcttcaactatatGCATAtgagaaatcaagaaaatttgggagatttgtTGATTTAGTTTATCATGAAAATGCACGTGTTCTTCTTCATGATGAAAATatatatcgattcgaatgt GCATCTAGTCCAACTTGTTTGTCCATTCAGCTGATGGACTATGGGCATGAAAAGCCTGAAGTGACTGCTGTTTCTATGGACCCGAACTTTGCAGCTTACCTGCAGAATGACTTTCTGGCAATTCTTCCTGAGAGGAAGGAGAAGCGAGGTGTTTTCCTTGGGAG AAATAAGCGTAAAAATGTGCGTGGTGATGAATTTTCTGCTACATGCAAAGCCATGGATGGAGTCCAAATAGTCAATGGTCTGGAGTGTAAAATAGCTTGCAATTCATCTAAG gtGTCCTATGTTCTAGACACAGAAGACTTCTTGTTTCGcatgagaaggaaaaggagTATTCTGTCTGGCGGCAACTCTTCTTGCCATGATCGGGCAATGTCTTTAAATGTGTATGCTCAAAGAGTGGAGAGGTTTCACAGATTGCTGTCTGGCTCATAG
- the LOC122654317 gene encoding paired amphipathic helix protein Sin3-like 4 isoform X2 yields the protein MKRAREDGYMSSQLKRPPGSSRGEASGQPQMNGGGGGGGGAQKLTTNDALAYLKSVKDIFQDNREKYDEFLEVMKDFKAQRIDTTGVIARVKELFKGHRDLILGFNTFLPKGYEITLPLEDEPQPKKPVEFEEAINFVNKIKTRFQNDDRVYKSFLDVLNMYRKENKSITEVYQEVAVLFRDHTDLLEEFTHFLPDSSATALPQHAPSGRNSFQRSSAMPTLRQIHGDKSHADHELSVDRPDPEYDKLPMKVDKEQRKRVEKEKERKEDRKDRDRDDKDIEHDGNRDFNGMQRLPHKRKSARRVEDSVVDQLHPGGEGAENFALPLSSSYDDKNDLKSVYSEEFLFCEKVKEKLRNPNDYQEFLKCLNIYSTEIITRSELQSLIGDLLGKYPDLMEGFNDFLIRCEKIDGFLAEVISKKPFWNEGPHLPRSVKVEDRDKEREREDRERERDKERERLDKNVASHKVPSYPNKEKFNHKPISELDLSNCQRCTPSYRLLPKNYQSPAASQRTDLGAQVLNDNWVSVTSGSEDYSFKHMRKNQYEESLFRCEDDRFELDMLLESVNVTTKRVEELLEKINDNTIKPDSPVRIEDHFTALNLRCIERLYGDHGLDVMDVLRKNATLALPVILTRLKQKQEEWTRCRAEFNKVWAEIYTKNYHKSLDHRSFYFKQQDTKSLSTKSLLAEVKEINEKKRKEDDVLLAIAAGNRQPIIPNLEFEYSDPEIHEDLYQLIKYSCGEVCTTTEQLDKVMRIWTTFLEPILGVPSHPQGAEDTEDVVKAKNHAVKSRGTSIVESDGSPGADAPATNSKQSKPSRNRDDSMPPEQGSNGRARLENGDAMVKEDGLHDGERIPHRSDNLSSTSQQGKVQINVSMGDEMSGINTNATSNDRLTDSNVSLANRTEQSHGRANTEITPGQSATPSRPGHTAIEGGHEPRLTSEVLPSSEGGDSTRSIIPTNVLMTDGNKAYRYHEESVGHLKVEREEGELSPNGDFEEDNFVGYGGAGVDTLSKAKDSNASRKYQARNGEEEEMCCGEAGGENDVDADDEGDESAQRSTEDSENASEAGDVSGSESGDGEECSREDHEEEEDVDHDENDAKAESEGEAEGMADAHDVEGDGALLPYSERFLLTVKPLAKHVPSVLHDREKDTRIFYGNDSFYVLFRLHQTLYERILSAKMNSSSAERKWRTSKDMSPPDHFTRFMSALYSLLDGSADNTKFEDDCRAIIGTQSYVLFTLDKLIYKLVKQLQTVATDEMDNKLLQLYAYEKSRKFGRFVDLVYHENARVLLHDENIYRFECASSPTCLSIQLMDYGHEKPEVTAVSMDPNFAAYLQNDFLAILPERKEKRGVFLGRNKRKNVRGDEFSATCKAMDGVQIVNGLECKIACNSSKVSYVLDTEDFLFRMRRKRSILSGGNSSCHDRAMSLNVYAQRVERFHRLLSGS from the exons ATGAAAAGGGCTAGAGAGGATGGTTACATGAGCTCTCAACTCAAACGGCCGCCCGGTTCTTCCCGAGGGGAAGC TTCTGGGCAACCtcaaatgaatggaggaggaggaggaggaggaggtgcgCAGAAACTAACCACCAACGATGCTTTGGCCTATCTCAAATCTGTGAAAGACATATTTCAAGACAATAGGGAGAAATATGATGAGTTCCTTGAAGTCATGAAAGATTTCAAGGCCCAAAG AATTGACACCACCGGAGTTATAGCAAGGGTTAAAGAGTTATTCAAAGGTCATAGAGACCTAATATTGGGCTTCAATACTTTCTTACCCAAGGGATATGAGATCACCCTCCCACTTGAGGATGAACCTCAACCAAAGAAGCCTGTTGAATTTGAAGAAGCTATCAACTTTGTAAACAAAATAAAG ACGCGGTTCCAAAATGACGATCGTGTGTACAAATCATTCTTAGATGTTCTGAACATGTACCGGAAGGAGAATAAATCCATCACTGAGGTCTATCAAGAG GTAGCTGTTCTTTTTCGTGATCATACAGACTTGCTTGAGGAGTTCACACATTTCCTACCTGATTCTTCTGCAACAGCCCTACCCCAGCATGCTCCATCAGGCAGGAATTCTTTCCAGCGAAGCTCTGCTATGCCTACATTGCGGCAAATCCATGGGGATAAG TCCCATGCAGACCATGAACTCAGTGTTGACCGTCCTGATCCCGAATATGACAAACTACCGATGAAAGTGGATAAGGAGCAGAGGAAGCGTGttgaaaaggagaaggaaaggaaagaagacaggaaagACCGTGATCGGGATGACAAGGATATTGAGCATGACGGTAATAGGGACTTTAATGGCATGCAGCGTCTTCCCCACAAAAGAAAATCTGCTCGGAGGGTTGAAGATTCTGTTGTTGACCAGTTGCACCCAGGTGGGGAGGGTGCTGAAAACTTTGCACTTCCCCTTTCATCTTCTTATGATGATAAAAATGACTTGAAGA GTGTATACAGCGAAGAATTCCTTTTCTGTGAAAAAGTCAAGGAGAAATTACGGAATCCAAACGATTACCAAGAATTCTTGAAGTGCCTCAATATATATAGCACGGAAATAATTACCAGATCTGAATTGCAAAGTTTG aTTGGTGATTTACTTGGAAAATATCCAGATCTAATGGAAGGGTTCAATGACTTTTTGATTCGCTGTGAAAAGATAG ATGGGTTTCTTGCTGAAGTTATTAGCAAAA AACCTTTTTGGAATGAAGGACCTCATCTACCAAGATCAGTGAAGGTTGAGGACAGGGATAAAGAGCGGGAGCGTGAAGACCgtgaaagagagagggataaagaaagggaaagactTGACAAAAATGTTGCAAGTCACAAGGTTCCATCATATCCAAATAAAGAGAAGTTTAATCATAAACCTATTTCAGAGCTTGACCTCTCTAATTGTCAACGCTGTACTCCCAGTTATCGCCTTCTGCCAAAGAAT TATCAATCGCCTGCAGCGAGCCAGAGGACAGATCTTGGTGCTCAGGTATTGAATGATAATTGGGTGTCAGTGACTTCAGGAAGTGAGGATTACTCTTTCAAACACATGCGCAAAAACCAATATGAAGAAAGCTTGTTTAGATGTGAAGATGATAG GTTTGAACTGGATATGCTCTTAGAATCAGTGAATGTGACTACTAAGCGTGTAGAGGAATTGTTAGAAAAGATCAATGACAATACAATCAAGCCAGACAGTCCAGTTCGGATTGAGGACCACTTCACTG CTCTTAATTTAAGGTGCATTGAACGTCTATATGGTGACCATGGTCTGGATGTGATGGATGTGTTACGAAAGAATGCAACACTTGCATTGCCTGTTATATTAACTCGCTTGAAGCAGAAACAAGAGGAGTGGACAAGGTGTCGTGCAGAATTTAATAAAGTTTGGGCTGAAATTTATACGAAGAACTATCACAAATCTCTTGATCATCGTAGTTTCTATTTCAAGCAACAGGACACAAAGAGCTTGAGTACAAAAT CCTTGTTGGCTGAGGTAAAGGAAATCAATGAGAAGAAGCGCAAAGAGGACGATGTTCTTCTTGCTATTGCTGCTGGTAACAGGCAACCTATAATTCCAAATCTGGAATTCGAGTACTCTGATCCAGAAATTCATGAGGACTTGTATCAACTCATAAAGTATTCATGTGGAGAGGTTTGCACGACCACAGAACAGTTGGATAAGGTCATGAGGATTTGGACAACCTTCTTGGAGCCCATACTGGGTGTTCCTTCTCATCCCCAGGGTGCAGAGGACACTGAAGATGTTGTGAAGGCTAAGAATCATGCAGTCAAGAGTCGTGGAACAAGCATAGTGGAAAGCGATGGTAGTCCTGGTGCTGATGCCCCTGCTACTAATTCAAAGCAATCGAAGCCTTCCAGAAACAGGGATGATAGCATGCCACCTGAACAAGGAAGTAATGGCAGGGCTAGGTTAGAAAATGGAGATGCCATGGTTAAAGAGGATGGTTTACATGATGGAGAACGTATTCCCCATCGAAGTGACAATCTCTCTAGTACTTCTCAGCAAGGAAAAGTGCAGATTAATGTCTCTATGGGTGACGAAATGTCTGGAATCAACACAAATGCAACTTCTAATGATCGGTTGACCGATTCTAACGTGTCGCTTGCTAATAGAACAGAACAAAGTCATGGTAGAGCCAATACTGAAATTACACCAG GACAAAGCGCAACTCCTTCCAGACCTGGTCACACTGCTATCGAGGGTGGGCACGAGCCTCGGCTTACTAGTGAAGTTTTACCTTCATCAGAG GGTGGGGATAGTACAAGGTCTATCATACCAACCAATGTGTTGATGACAGATGGCAACAAGGCATACAGATATCATGAAGAATCTGTGGGacacttgaaagttgaaagagAGGAGGGTGAGTTATCGCCAAACGGGGATTTCGAAGAGGATAACTTTGTGGGCTACGGAGGTGCTGGTGTTGATACCTTGTCTAAAGCAAAGGATAGTAATGCAAGCAGGAAGTATCAAGCCAggaatggggaagaagaagaaatgtgtTGTGGGGAGGCAGGAGGAGAAAATGATGTCGATGCTGATGATGAAGGTGATGAAAGTGCTCAAAGGTCAACAGAGGACAGTGAGAATGCTTCAGAGGCTGGTGATGTCTCGGGCAGCGAGTCTGGTGATGGTGAGGAGTGTTCCCGTGAAGACCatgaagaggaggaagatgttGACCATGATGAGAATGATGCTAAGGCTGAAAGTGAAGGTGAGGCTGAAGGGATGGCCGATGCACATGATGTTGAAGGAGATGGCGCCTTATTGCCATATTCAGAACGCTTCCTACTGACTGTGAAGCCACTGGCAAAGCATGTCCCTTCAGTGTTACATGACAGAGAAAAGGATACTAGAATTTTTTATGGAAATGATTCATTCTATGTGCTTTTCAGGCTTCACCAA ACACTGTACGAGAGAATACTCTCTGCAAAGATGAATTCATCATCTGCTGAAAGGAAGTGGAGAACTTCTAAGGATATGAGCCCTCCTGATCACTTCACAAG ATTTATGAGTGCATTGTACAGTTTGCTTGATGGGTCTGCTGATAATACAAAGTTTGAGGATGACTGCCGAGCGATAATTGGAACTCAGTCATATGTGCTATTCACTTTAGATAAATTGATATATAAACTTGTGAAACAG CTTCAAACAGTTGCAACCGATGAGATGGACAATaagcttcttcaactatatGCATAtgagaaatcaagaaaatttgggagatttgtTGATTTAGTTTATCATGAAAATGCACGTGTTCTTCTTCATGATGAAAATatatatcgattcgaatgt GCATCTAGTCCAACTTGTTTGTCCATTCAGCTGATGGACTATGGGCATGAAAAGCCTGAAGTGACTGCTGTTTCTATGGACCCGAACTTTGCAGCTTACCTGCAGAATGACTTTCTGGCAATTCTTCCTGAGAGGAAGGAGAAGCGAGGTGTTTTCCTTGGGAG AAATAAGCGTAAAAATGTGCGTGGTGATGAATTTTCTGCTACATGCAAAGCCATGGATGGAGTCCAAATAGTCAATGGTCTGGAGTGTAAAATAGCTTGCAATTCATCTAAG gtGTCCTATGTTCTAGACACAGAAGACTTCTTGTTTCGcatgagaaggaaaaggagTATTCTGTCTGGCGGCAACTCTTCTTGCCATGATCGGGCAATGTCTTTAAATGTGTATGCTCAAAGAGTGGAGAGGTTTCACAGATTGCTGTCTGGCTCATAG